A genomic region of Exiguobacterium oxidotolerans JCM 12280 contains the following coding sequences:
- the rnhC gene encoding ribonuclease HIII, with the protein MGTVVLKLPKDKQEVVISDFQASRITSPPYARFAARTKTCVVTIYNSGKVMFQGSEAEAISARYGAPLLKKAPSTASGMLPRDFSTWSVIGSDEVGKGDFFGPLVVVAAYVDAQQIELVQELGVRDSKNVSDIEIRKIARNLHAVIPYEFRILHNPDYNRMQRTMTQGKMTALLHNSALGGLLEKLEVTPKAILIDQFAEKATYYKHLSGEANQVKENVYFSTKAEGLHVAVAAASILARAIFLKEMDVLSQQAGTEIPKGAGAKVDQVAASLLLKHGPDQLKNWTKFHFANTKKATQLAEKRNRPSS; encoded by the coding sequence ATGGGAACCGTCGTTTTAAAATTACCAAAGGATAAACAAGAAGTCGTTATTTCTGATTTTCAAGCTTCTCGTATCACATCGCCACCATATGCCCGCTTTGCTGCACGCACGAAAACCTGTGTCGTCACCATCTATAATTCAGGAAAAGTTATGTTCCAAGGCTCAGAAGCTGAAGCGATTTCTGCCCGTTACGGAGCCCCGCTCTTAAAGAAAGCCCCTTCTACTGCGAGCGGAATGCTTCCGAGAGACTTCTCGACTTGGTCAGTCATCGGTAGTGATGAAGTCGGGAAAGGAGACTTCTTTGGTCCGCTCGTCGTCGTTGCCGCCTATGTAGATGCACAACAAATCGAGCTCGTCCAAGAACTTGGTGTGCGTGATTCCAAAAATGTCTCGGACATCGAAATCCGGAAGATTGCCCGCAACCTTCATGCCGTCATTCCGTATGAATTCCGAATCCTTCATAATCCAGACTACAATCGGATGCAGCGTACGATGACACAAGGAAAGATGACGGCACTTCTACACAATTCAGCGCTTGGTGGTCTGCTCGAAAAGCTCGAAGTCACTCCAAAAGCGATTCTAATCGATCAGTTCGCAGAAAAAGCGACCTATTATAAACACTTGTCTGGCGAAGCAAATCAAGTTAAAGAGAACGTCTATTTTTCGACGAAAGCAGAAGGACTTCATGTCGCTGTTGCAGCAGCGTCCATCCTCGCCCGCGCAATCTTTTTGAAGGAGATGGATGTACTCAGTCAACAAGCGGGTACAGAAATTCCAAAAGGTGCAGGTGCAAAGGTCGATCAAGTCGCTGCGTCACTTTTATTGAAACACGGTCCAGATCAATTAAAGAACTGGACAAAATTTCATTTTGCTAATACAAAAAAAGCGACACAATTAGCTGAAAAACGAAACCGACCATCATCCTAA
- a CDS encoding UDP-N-acetylmuramoyl-L-alanyl-D-glutamate--2,6-diaminopimelate ligase: MNHQHKLLSDLLSPFQLTTEENPVITSIETDSRKVKPGSLFICIRGYTVDGHQYVQEAKDNGAVAILAEKQVGIAGIPTILLPDTKQAAGKIADFFYDHPSQKMRVYGITGTNGKTTTTQLSYDLFRAAGRRTGMISTVGALIDGQRFETPNTTPEAVILHRLLHEMVNNGVTDCMLEVSSHALVEGRVEGVSFHAAAFTNLSHDHLDYHQSMEEYAEAKGMLFQQVARNDGKGLVLNEEDAASHVMERAGANVPVTWYSTKIESEASIVVEWREESVNVRIDGTTTEVPIALLGNFNAANLAAAIGLMKTGEVNMYELIRHIPSLRLPKGRLERLSFEGTEIYIDYAHTPDGLRKCLEALSVSNEALYVVLSAAGERDRTKRQEMGRIAAKYCAGIIVTVHDTRREDPRQIIDELSVDISSDKIISCHVDRKNALLAAAEIALEGKRVVIVGKGHEEIERIGTKGVPFNETKILLAELGRLKGKESAI; this comes from the coding sequence ATGAATCATCAACACAAATTACTGTCAGACTTGCTTTCGCCTTTCCAGTTAACGACTGAAGAAAACCCAGTGATTACAAGCATTGAAACGGACTCACGTAAAGTGAAGCCGGGGAGCCTGTTCATCTGCATTCGTGGTTATACGGTAGATGGGCATCAATATGTACAAGAAGCAAAAGATAACGGAGCGGTTGCGATTCTTGCTGAAAAACAAGTCGGGATAGCAGGGATTCCAACGATTCTCTTACCGGATACGAAACAAGCAGCAGGAAAGATTGCTGATTTTTTTTATGACCATCCGAGTCAAAAAATGAGAGTCTATGGTATTACTGGAACAAATGGAAAAACGACGACGACGCAACTTTCCTACGACTTGTTTCGAGCTGCCGGAAGACGAACGGGAATGATCAGCACGGTAGGCGCTTTGATTGATGGGCAACGTTTTGAGACACCAAATACGACACCGGAAGCTGTCATCTTACATCGTTTATTACATGAAATGGTCAACAATGGCGTAACGGACTGCATGCTTGAAGTATCGTCACATGCGTTAGTTGAAGGACGTGTAGAAGGTGTATCCTTCCACGCAGCGGCGTTCACGAACCTTTCACATGACCACCTGGATTATCATCAATCGATGGAAGAGTATGCGGAAGCGAAAGGCATGTTGTTTCAACAAGTAGCGAGGAATGACGGGAAGGGACTCGTCTTAAATGAGGAAGATGCGGCGAGTCACGTCATGGAGCGGGCCGGGGCAAATGTTCCCGTCACGTGGTATTCGACAAAGATAGAATCGGAAGCATCGATTGTAGTCGAGTGGCGAGAGGAATCGGTAAATGTTCGAATTGACGGAACGACTACTGAAGTCCCAATCGCGCTACTCGGAAACTTTAATGCGGCCAATTTAGCAGCCGCGATCGGATTGATGAAAACAGGCGAGGTCAACATGTATGAATTAATTCGACATATCCCGTCGCTTCGTTTACCGAAAGGGCGACTCGAGCGGCTATCGTTTGAAGGAACGGAAATTTATATCGATTATGCCCACACTCCAGACGGGTTAAGAAAATGTTTAGAAGCGCTATCCGTTTCGAACGAGGCATTATACGTCGTCTTAAGTGCAGCAGGTGAACGTGACCGGACGAAACGTCAGGAAATGGGACGAATTGCGGCAAAGTATTGTGCAGGAATTATCGTTACGGTTCACGATACGAGGCGAGAAGATCCAAGACAAATTATTGACGAACTGAGCGTAGATATTTCGTCTGATAAAATCATTTCTTGTCATGTAGATCGAAAAAATGCTTTGCTCGCGGCAGCTGAAATTGCGCTCGAAGGAAAACGCGTTGTGATTGTCGGAAAAGGACATGAAGAAATCGAGCGAATCGGGACGAAAGGTGTCCCGTTCAATGAAACGAAAATTCTTCTCGCGGAGTTAGGGCGTTTGAAAGGAAAAGAGTCAGCCATTTAA
- a CDS encoding response regulator transcription factor — MTHILIAEDEFDIRELLTELLESSGYNVSCATNGMEALKLYQSDSFDLIILDIMMPFFDGFEVARNIRKQSQTPIIFLTALQDEENQVKGFDLGIDDYIAKPFSLRILLRRIEAIIRRIQTNSEEQLSFREITLFPSSYNVLISGIQTTLTLKEFQILHLLLENPGRVLEREQLIQQLWGFDALGDTRFLDTHIKNLRKKIDLPYIQTVKGVGYKLEATN; from the coding sequence ATGACACATATATTAATTGCAGAAGATGAATTCGATATTCGTGAACTGCTTACGGAATTACTTGAATCAAGTGGATATAACGTTTCCTGTGCCACAAATGGGATGGAGGCATTAAAGTTATATCAGTCTGATTCATTCGATTTAATCATTTTAGATATCATGATGCCCTTTTTTGATGGTTTTGAAGTCGCACGCAACATTCGAAAGCAATCACAAACACCAATCATTTTTTTGACGGCCTTGCAAGATGAGGAAAATCAAGTGAAGGGATTTGACCTTGGAATCGATGATTACATCGCCAAACCCTTCTCACTTCGGATTTTACTGCGAAGAATTGAAGCGATCATCAGACGAATCCAAACGAACTCTGAAGAACAACTCTCTTTTCGAGAGATTACCCTATTTCCGTCAAGCTATAACGTTTTAATTTCAGGAATTCAAACGACATTGACCCTCAAGGAATTTCAAATCCTTCATTTATTACTTGAAAATCCTGGACGAGTCTTAGAGCGCGAACAGTTGATTCAACAACTTTGGGGATTCGATGCATTAGGAGATACACGTTTTTTAGATACACATATTAAAAACTTACGTAAAAAAATTGATTTACCTTACATTCAAACCGTGAAAGGAGTCGGCTATAAACTTGAAGCGACTAATTAA